The following are encoded together in the Bos taurus isolate L1 Dominette 01449 registration number 42190680 breed Hereford chromosome 10, ARS-UCD2.0, whole genome shotgun sequence genome:
- the KNSTRN gene encoding small kinetochore-associated protein, producing the protein MAAAEDVAHASDCRTTWPPTESAPHLLPPGRRKFPFETQAADAVGGTAVIAEHLLNQSDEACGQEQQAPGPQPCRLVTMTSVVKTVYTLQPSCVLSSGLPADAQTRATFKSQLPVKSKEVDVSRPHSGASENDVTKIIKPRRENGQVKATDTSRRNLRKSYKPLSKQKSEEELKDKNQLLEAVNKQLHQKLIETQGELKDLTQKVELLEKFQDNCLAILESKGLNPAAVTNFAR; encoded by the exons ATGGCAGCTGCCGAAGACGTCGCCCACGCCAGTGACTGCCGTACAACATGGCCTCCTACGGAGAGCGCACCACACCTCCTTCCGCCCGGTCGCCGGAAGTTTCCCTTTGAAACCCAGGCGGCAGACGCGGTCGGTGGTACGGCAGTTATTGCCGAGCATCTTTTGAACCAGAGCGACGAGGCGTGCGGGCAGGAGCAGCAGGCACCTGG GCCCCAGCCGTGCCGCCTCGTTACGATGACCAGCGTGGTTAAGACAGTGTACACCCTGCAGCCCTCCTGTGTGCTGAGCAGCGGTCTGCCTGCAG ATGCACAAACTCGAGCCACTTTTAAGAGCCAGTTACCTGTTAAGTCCAAAGAAGTTGATGTTTCCAGACCTCATTCAGGAGCTTCAGAGAATGATGTTACAAAAATCATCAAACCGAGACGAGAGAATGG GCAGGTGAAGGCTACAGACACCTCCAGGAGGAACCTCAGGAAGAG CTACAAACCATTGAGTAAACAGAAATCGGAAGAAGAGCTCAAGGATAAGAACCAGCTCTTAGAGGCTGTCAACAAGCAGTTGCACCAGAAGTTGATTGAAACTCAG GGAGAGCTGAAAGACCTGACTCAAAAAGTAGAGCTGCTGGAGAAGTTTCAGGACAACTGTTTGGCAATTTTAGAAAGCAAAGGCCTCAACCCAG CTGCTGTTACAAACTTTGCAAGATGA
- the KNSTRN gene encoding small kinetochore-associated protein isoform X1, which produces MTPVAHSSIKDGKVHHFPSPAQTWGLLYPAPGSSNSGIDSDLPYSMAAAEDVAHASDCRTTWPPTESAPHLLPPGRRKFPFETQAADAVGGTAVIAEHLLNQSDEACGQEQQAPGPQPCRLVTMTSVVKTVYTLQPSCVLSSGLPADAQTRATFKSQLPVKSKEVDVSRPHSGASENDVTKIIKPRRENGQVKATDTSRRNLRKSYKPLSKQKSEEELKDKNQLLEAVNKQLHQKLIETQGELKDLTQKVELLEKFQDNCLAILESKGLNPGSETLASQQDSTADHVDSMLLLQTLQDELKLFNETAKKQMKELQALKVKLKMKEEERAQFLEQQTLCSNQVNDFTTALEEMEQLLEI; this is translated from the exons ATGACGCCAGTCGCTCATAGCTCCATTAAAGACGGCAAAGTGCACCACTTCCCTTCCCCCGCCCAGACCTGGGGACTCCTATACCCAGCGCCAGGAAGCTCAAACTCTGGCATCGACTCAGATCTTCCGTACAGCATGGCAGCTGCCGAAGACGTCGCCCACGCCAGTGACTGCCGTACAACATGGCCTCCTACGGAGAGCGCACCACACCTCCTTCCGCCCGGTCGCCGGAAGTTTCCCTTTGAAACCCAGGCGGCAGACGCGGTCGGTGGTACGGCAGTTATTGCCGAGCATCTTTTGAACCAGAGCGACGAGGCGTGCGGGCAGGAGCAGCAGGCACCTGG GCCCCAGCCGTGCCGCCTCGTTACGATGACCAGCGTGGTTAAGACAGTGTACACCCTGCAGCCCTCCTGTGTGCTGAGCAGCGGTCTGCCTGCAG ATGCACAAACTCGAGCCACTTTTAAGAGCCAGTTACCTGTTAAGTCCAAAGAAGTTGATGTTTCCAGACCTCATTCAGGAGCTTCAGAGAATGATGTTACAAAAATCATCAAACCGAGACGAGAGAATGG GCAGGTGAAGGCTACAGACACCTCCAGGAGGAACCTCAGGAAGAG CTACAAACCATTGAGTAAACAGAAATCGGAAGAAGAGCTCAAGGATAAGAACCAGCTCTTAGAGGCTGTCAACAAGCAGTTGCACCAGAAGTTGATTGAAACTCAG GGAGAGCTGAAAGACCTGACTCAAAAAGTAGAGCTGCTGGAGAAGTTTCAGGACAACTGTTTGGCAATTTTAGAAAGCAAAGGCCTCAACCCAG GCAGTGAGACCCTGGCGTCACAGCAAGACTCCACCGCAGATCACGTGGACTCCATG CTGCTGTTACAAACTTTGCAAGATGAACTGAAGCTTTTTAACGAAACAGCCAAAAAGCAGATGAAGGAGTTACAG GCCTTAAAGGTAaagttgaaaatgaaagaagaagagagagccCAGTTCCTTGAACAACAGACCTTATGTAGCAATCAAGTAAATGATTTCACAACAGCCCTTGAGGAAATGGAGCAGCTATTAGAAATATGA
- the IVD gene encoding isovaleryl-CoA dehydrogenase, mitochondrial precursor, which produces MATAAWLLGRRVASWRMRPPLQSLAGLITQRTNSLLPVDDAVNGLNEEQKQLRQTVAKFLQEHLAPQAQEIDQSNEFKNLREFWKQLGNLGVLGITAPVQYGGSGLGFLENVLVMEEISRVSGAVGLSYGAHSNLCINQIVRNGNETQKEKYLPKLISGEYIGALAMSEPNAGSDVVSMKLKAEKKGDHYVLNGNKFWITNGPDADVLVVYAKTDVTAVPASRGITAFIVEKGMPGFSTSKKLDKLGMRGSNTCELVFEDCEVPAANILGHLGKGVYVLMSGLDLERLVLAGGPLGIMQAVLDHTIPYLHMREAFGQKIGHFQLMQGKMADMYTRLMACRQYVYNVAKACDEGHCTTKDCAGVILYSAECATQVALDGIQCLGGNGYINDFPMGRFLRDAKLYEIGAGTSEVRRLVIGRAFNADFH; this is translated from the exons ATGGCGACTGCGGCTTGGTTACTGGGTCGGCGCGTGGCGAGCTGGAGGATGCGACCGCCGCTGCAGTCTCTTGCTGGCCTGATTACCCAGCGGACCAACTCGCTGTTGCCTGTGGACGATGCAGTCAATGGGCTGAACGAGGAGCAGAAGCAG CTTCGTCAGACCGTGGCTAAATTCCTTCAGGAGCATCTAGCCCCCCAGGCCCAGGAGATCGACCAAAGTAATGAGTTCAAGAACCTGCGA GAGTTTTGGAAGCAGCTGGGGAACCTAGGAGTCTTGGGCATCACAGCCCCTG ttcAGTACGGTGGTTCTGGCCTGGGCTTCCTGGAAAACGTGCTGGTGATGGAGGAGATATCCCGAGTGTCTGGAGCAGTGGGGCTCAGTTATGGAGCCCACTCCAACCTCTGTATCAACCAAATTGTGCGGAATGGAAACGAGACCCAGAAGGAGAAGTACCTCCCCAAG CTGATAAGTGGTGAATACATCGGAGCCCTGGCCATGAGTGAGCCCAATGCTGGCTCTGATGTTGTCTCCATGAAgctgaaagcagaaaagaaag GAGATCACTATGTCCTGAATGGCAACAAGTTCTGGATCACCAATGGTCCTGATGCAGATGTCCTTGTTGTCTATGCCAAGACTGATGTGACTGCTGTGCCAGCTTCTCGGGGCATCACAGCCTTCATTGTGGAGAAG GGGATGCCGGGCTTCAGCACCTCCAAGAAGCTGGACAAGCTAGGGATGAGGGGCTCCAATACCTGTGAGCTGGTCTTCGAAGACTGCGAGGTTCCTG CTGCCAACATCCTGGGTCACCTAGGTAAGGGCGTCTATGTGCTGATGAGTGGGCTGGACCTGGAGCGGCTGGTGCTGGCCGGTGGGCCCCTTGG GATCATGCAGGCCGTCCTCGACCACACTATTCCCTACCTGCACATGAGGGAGGCCTTTGGCCAGAAGATTGGCCACTTCCAG TTGATGCAGGGGAAGATGGCAGATATGTACACCCGTCTCATGGCCTGTCGTCAGTACGTCTACAACGTTGCCAAGGCCTGTGATGAGGGCCACTGCACTACCAAG GACTGTGCAGGGGTGATTCTTTACTCGGCCGAGTGTGCCACACAGGTAGCCCTGGACGGCATCCAGTGTTTGG GTGGCAATGGCTACATCAACGACTTTCCCATGGGCCGCTTCCTGAGAGATGCCAAGCTGTATGAGATCGGGGCTGGGACCAGCGAAGTGAGGCGGCTCGTCATCGGCAGAGCTTTCAATGCAGACTTCCACTAA